Proteins from one Porites lutea chromosome 3, jaPorLute2.1, whole genome shotgun sequence genomic window:
- the LOC140929678 gene encoding cell adhesion molecule Dscam2-like encodes MVKQVYLEENFGLFSPKYLLLCFLSCLVIASTHSQACNSRQLFGRDYTGQIECPFTAQIVSWFRDNKPIINGTDDLYQIEERLSNGNIRSKLFFSFVRMQHAGFYTCKANTSHNNTRSCKVQVIVLCPEGYISPISKRVRAKEFSSTSLHCSVLSWSHCWFGPVELTWEYGNSTLQNNTKYTIKKRDRKRECRNRLLEAEFSLEINNLTAGDEGMYFCKMTCDFEEEKQGIQLRVQRPVAQFT; translated from the exons ATGGTGAAACAAGTATACCTGGAAGAAAATTTTGGGCTCTTTTCCCCGAAATATTTGCTGCTTTGCTTTTTGTCATGCCTCGTTATCGCAA GTACTCATTCACAAGCATGCAACAGTCGTCAGTTGTTTGGAAGGGATTATACAGGTCAAATCGAATGTCCCTTTACTGCGCAAATTGTCTCCTGGTTCAGAGATAATAAACCAATTATTAATGGAACGGATGACCTATATCAAATAGAGGAACGGTTAAGCAATGGTAATATTCGTAGCAAGCTTTTCTTCTCCTTTGTCCGCATGCAGCATGCTGGATTCTACACTTGTAAGGCAAATACAAGTCACAACAATACAAGAAGCTGTAAAGTACAAGTTATAGTTCTCT GTCCCGAGGGCTATATTTCACCAATTTCCAAAAGGGTCAGAGCCAAGGAGTTCTCTTCCACAAGTTTACATTGCTCTGTATTGTCCTGGTCACACTGCTGGTTTGGTCCTGTCGAGTTGACGTGGGAATATGGAAACAGCACCCTCCAAAACAATACTAAGTATACAATTAAGAAGCGTGATAGAAAACGTGAGTGTAGAAATAGACTTCTGGAAGCCGAGTTTTCTCTCGAAATTAACAACCTAACAGCTGGCGATGAGGGAATGTATTTCTGTAAGATGACGTGCgactttgaagaagaaaaacaaggaaTTCAGTTACGTGTTCAACGCCCAGTTGCTCAATTCACCTAG